Within the Solwaraspora sp. WMMA2056 genome, the region GCCCGGCCGATTCCCCGCCGCCGGCAGGACGAGCTGGTGGCCAAGTACATCGCCGCCCTGCAGATCCGGCCGGCCGACCCGGACCTGCCGATCCGCAACCTCTCCGGCGGTAACCAGCAGAAGGTCCTGCTGGCCCGGTGGCTGATCACCGAGCCGCGGCTGCTGATCGTCGACGAGCCGACCCGGGGTATCGACGTCGGTGCCAAGGCGGAGATCCAACGCCTGGTGGTCGAGCTGGCCAGCGGCGGCATGGCGGTGCTGTTCATCAGCGCCGAGCTGGAGGAGGTCCTCCGGCTCAGTCACAAGATCGCCGTCCTGCGGGACCGGCAGATGATCGACCAGCTGGCCAACGGCGAGGGAGTCGACGCCGAGCGGATCATGCGCACGATCGCCGGGGAGGTGGCGGCATGAGCGAGGCACGCCGACGACTGATCGGACTCGGCCGGCAGCGGCTGTTCTGGCCGGTGCTGATTCTGGTGGTGCTGCTGGTCAGCAACCTGTTCTTCACTCCGAGCTTCTTCTCGATCACGATGCGCGACGGACATCTGTACGGCTCGTTGATCGACATCCTGCGGGCCAGCACCCCGCTGATCCTGGCCGCGGTCGGGATGACAGTGGTCATCGCCACCGGCGGCATCGACCTGTCGGTCGGCTCGGTCATGGCCATCTCCGGTGCGATCGCCTGCCTGCACATCAGCGGCCTGACCGACCAGAACAGCGTCTCCGGGGTGCTGCTCGCGGTGGCCATGGCGCTGGGCCTGTCGCTGCTGCTCGGCCTCTGGAACGGCACGCTGGTGTCGCTGATCGGCATCCAGCCCATCATCGCCACCCTGATCCTGATGGTCGCCGGTCGAGGACTGGCGCAGCTGATCACCGACGGGCAGATCATCAACGTCAACTCCGCGCCGTACAAGGTGATCGGTGCCGGGTACGCGCTGACCCTGCCGGTGTCGGTGCTGATCGTGGCCGGGGTCGTCACCGCCGCCGCGCTGCTGATCCGCCGCAGCGCGCTCGGCATGCTCGTCGAATCGGTCGGCGGCAACCCGACCGCCAGCCGGCTGGCCGGCATCCGCTCCCGGCAGCTGATCGTCCTGGCGTACGTCTTCGCCGGGCTCTGCGCCGGCATCGCCGGGCTGATCTTCAGCTCCAACGTCTCCAGCGCCGACGGCAACAACGCCGGCAACCTGATCGAACTCGACGCGATCCTCGCGGTCGTGATCGGCGGCACCGCCCTGACCGGTGGCCGGTTCTCCCTGGCCGGCAGCGTCCTCGGCGCGGTGATCATCAAGTCCCTCGACATCACCATCTACACCATCGGCATTCCCAGCGAAGCGAACCTGCTGTTCAAGGCGGTCGTGGTGATCGTGCTCTGCCTGGCGCAGTCGCCGGCGTTCCGGGCCCGGGTCACCGGCCTCGGTCGCCGTGGCGGCCAGACCAGGCCGGGCGGTCCCGGCGGTCCGGGTGGTCCCGGCGGTCCGGGTGGCCCATCCGCTCCCCGGTCCGGCGGCACCGGTGACGACGCACCACGAGCGGCCGCACCGACGGCAACGACCCCGGCCGGACAGGCAGCGGCGGAGGTACAGGCATGATCGACATCAGCGACCCCCAGCAGCGGGCCGCCGCCGCTGCGACGGTGAGCGCCCCCCGGCACCGCTGGTACCTGCCGCAGTCGCGGCACCTGCCGGTGGTGGCCACGCTCACCCTGCTGGCCACCATGTACGGGCTCGGCGCGCTCAACTACCCCCGGTTCTCCCGGCCACAGGTCGCGCTGAACATCTTCGTCGACAACGCCTTCCTGCTGGTCGTGGCGGTCGGCATGACCTTCGTCATCCTCACCGGCGGGATCGACCTGTCCGTCGGCGCGGTGGTCGCGCTGACCACGGTCTGCGCCGCCGTACTGCTGCGCGAGGGCTGGCCGGCCGGAGTGGTGCTCCCGGTGGTGCTGCTGATCGGCACCACGATCGGGTTGCTGATGGGCCTGGTCATCCACTTCTTCGACATCCAACCATTCATAGCCACCCTCGCCGGCATGTTCTTCGCCCGCGGCCTGTGCCACCTGATCACCCGGGACTCGATCACGATCACCGACGGGTTCTGGACCACGATGGCGCAGCACCGGATCCGGTTCGGTGACGGTCTGTTCATCTCGATCAGCGTGGTCATCGCGCTCATCGTCGTCCTGATCGCGGCGTACGTGCTGTCCTACACCCCGTTCGGCCGCAACGTCTACGCGGTCGGCGGCAACCCCCAGTCGGCGTTGCTGATGGGCCTGCCGGTCGCCCGGACCCGGATCGCCGTCTACACCATCAGCGGCTTCTGCGCCGCGCTCGGCGGGGTGCTGCTCAGCTTCTACATGCTCTCCGGCTACAGCCTGCACGCCCAGGGCATGGAACTCGACGCCATCGCCGCCGTGGTGATCGGCGGCACGCTGCTCACCGGCGGGTCCGGCTACCTGCTCGGCACCGTACTCGGCGTCGGTGTGCTCGGTCTCATCCAGACGATCATCGCCTTCCAGGGCAACCTGAGTTCCTGGTGGACGAAGATCGTCATCGGCGCCCTGCTGTTCGCCTTCATCATCCTGCAACGCCTGGTGACCCGGCGGCGCAGATGACTCGCCATAGCGGTCAGATCCACCATAGTGGTCAGACAGGACTCCACCACAGGGAGAACGGGTGAACACCGACCAGTACACCATCGGCATCGACTTCGGCACCCTGTCCGGACGGGCGGTCGTGGTCCGGGTCGCCGACGGCGCGGAGCTCGGCTCGGCGGTGCACGAGTACCGCAACGCCGTCATCGACCGGGCCCTGCCCAGCAGCGGCAAACCGCTACCGCCGGACTGGGCGCTGCAGGACCCCGAGGACTACCGTGAGGTGCTGCGGCACGCCGTACCGGCGGCCGTGGCCGACGCCGGCGTCGACCCGGCGCAGGTGATCGGCATCGCCACCGACTTCACCGCCTGCACCGTGCTGCCGACCCTCGCCGACGGCACCCCGCTGTGCCAGCTGCCCGAGCTTGCCGACCGGCCGCACGCCTGGCCGAAACTGTGGAAGCACCACTCGGCGCAGCCGCAGGCCGACCGGATCAACGCCCTCGCGCACGAGCGCGGCGAACCGTGGATCGGCCGCTACGGCGGCCGGATCTCCGCCGAGTGGCAGTTCGCCAAGGCGCTGCAGGTGCTGGAGGAGGATCCGCAGGTCTACGCCCGTACCCAGCGGTGGATCGAGGCCGCCGACTGGATCGTCTGGCAGCTGTGCGGCACCGAGACCCGTAACGCCTGCACCGCCGGCTACAAGGGCATCCACCAGGACGGCCGGTACCCGGACCCGGCGTACCTGGCGGCGCTGCACCCCGACTTCGCCGACTTCGCGGCGACCCGGCTGGAGCATCCGATCCTGCCGCTGGGTGCGCGGGCCGGCGGGCTGAGCGCCGAGGCCGCCGGCTGGACCGGGCTGCCGGCCGGTATCGCGGTCGCCGTCGGCAACGTCGACGCCCACGTCACCCCGCCGGCCGCCGGCGCGGTCGCCCCCGGCCAGCTGCTCGCCGTGATGGGCACCTCCACCTGCCACGTGATGAACGGCACCGACCTGGTCGAGGTCCCCGGCATCTGCGGCGTCGTCGACGGCGGCATCACCGCCGGGGCGTACGGCTACGAGGCCGGCCAGTCCGGCGTCGGCGACATCTTCGCCTGGTTCGTCGACCACGCCGTACCGCCGGCGGTGCACGACGAGGCGGCTCGCCTCGGGCTCAGCGTGCACG harbors:
- the araB gene encoding ribulokinase; its protein translation is MNTDQYTIGIDFGTLSGRAVVVRVADGAELGSAVHEYRNAVIDRALPSSGKPLPPDWALQDPEDYREVLRHAVPAAVADAGVDPAQVIGIATDFTACTVLPTLADGTPLCQLPELADRPHAWPKLWKHHSAQPQADRINALAHERGEPWIGRYGGRISAEWQFAKALQVLEEDPQVYARTQRWIEAADWIVWQLCGTETRNACTAGYKGIHQDGRYPDPAYLAALHPDFADFAATRLEHPILPLGARAGGLSAEAAGWTGLPAGIAVAVGNVDAHVTPPAAGAVAPGQLLAVMGTSTCHVMNGTDLVEVPGICGVVDGGITAGAYGYEAGQSGVGDIFAWFVDHAVPPAVHDEAARLGLSVHELLTRQAAEQPVGGHGLVALDWHSGNRSVLVDHHLSGLIVGLTLATRPDEIYRALIEATAFGTRTIVETFERAGLPVTEFVVAGGLKRNKLIMQIYADVLRRPVSVASSDQAPALGSAIHAAVAAGAYPDVVTAAGAMGAVETAVYRPDADRAAGYDLLYAEYQLLHDHFGTGADKAMHRLRDIRNAALARSDREASV
- the yjfF gene encoding galactofuranose ABC transporter, permease protein YjfF — protein: MIDISDPQQRAAAAATVSAPRHRWYLPQSRHLPVVATLTLLATMYGLGALNYPRFSRPQVALNIFVDNAFLLVVAVGMTFVILTGGIDLSVGAVVALTTVCAAVLLREGWPAGVVLPVVLLIGTTIGLLMGLVIHFFDIQPFIATLAGMFFARGLCHLITRDSITITDGFWTTMAQHRIRFGDGLFISISVVIALIVVLIAAYVLSYTPFGRNVYAVGGNPQSALLMGLPVARTRIAVYTISGFCAALGGVLLSFYMLSGYSLHAQGMELDAIAAVVIGGTLLTGGSGYLLGTVLGVGVLGLIQTIIAFQGNLSSWWTKIVIGALLFAFIILQRLVTRRRR
- a CDS encoding ABC transporter permease; this translates as MSEARRRLIGLGRQRLFWPVLILVVLLVSNLFFTPSFFSITMRDGHLYGSLIDILRASTPLILAAVGMTVVIATGGIDLSVGSVMAISGAIACLHISGLTDQNSVSGVLLAVAMALGLSLLLGLWNGTLVSLIGIQPIIATLILMVAGRGLAQLITDGQIINVNSAPYKVIGAGYALTLPVSVLIVAGVVTAAALLIRRSALGMLVESVGGNPTASRLAGIRSRQLIVLAYVFAGLCAGIAGLIFSSNVSSADGNNAGNLIELDAILAVVIGGTALTGGRFSLAGSVLGAVIIKSLDITIYTIGIPSEANLLFKAVVVIVLCLAQSPAFRARVTGLGRRGGQTRPGGPGGPGGPGGPGGPSAPRSGGTGDDAPRAAAPTATTPAGQAAAEVQA